The following nucleotide sequence is from Paenibacillus andongensis.
CCATGCTCCCGGCATCTCTGTTCTAATTAGTGTGGTTGGTTTTTACAGCCTTTACTTTTACGCCATAAAGGGAAGATTAGGCGGTTTTGAGCCGTGGGAAGGACAAAATAAAGCCGGTTGGTTCCTTCTAGCTCCCGTTGTGTTAATTGCTTTGACGTATACATTGTTTGCTAACAAACTGTTTCATACGCTTAATTTGCTTGCCTTACCCTTATGCATGGCGATGCAGACGATTGTCTTATCGCGCAATAGTAAACACGCATGGTATCATGCTACATTCCTGCAGGATCTGCTGAGACACTGCTTTGGCAGGCCGATAGCTTACTTGTCAGTACCATTTGGGATGATCAAAGCTTGGCTGCCGAGTAGAAAGACCGAAAAGGAGTCTGCTTGGGGAAAGATAGGGAAAGTTGGTGCAGGTCTATTGTTGGCAGCCCCTATATTGTTCATCGTCATTGGGTTGTTAGCTTCTGCGGATCGTGTTTTTCAATCTTGGATAGAAGGAATCCCGCATTGGTTCAACGGAATATCAGTTGCTGAGGGGGTTGTACGTACCGGTTTTGGGATTGCAATAACCCTATACACCTTCTGCTATTTATGGGGAATTCTTTTTCCAAAAGTCCTTGAAGTCAGCCAGACGCCTCAAGAGTTTAGTGAGGAATCTGCTGCTGAAAGCAAAAAGTTCCTGATTGATCCAATAACAGCCGGTACTTTGCTTGTATGTGTCAATGTCGTCTATGTGCTGTTCGCTTTCATTCAGTTCTCCTATTTATTCGGAGCAGCGAATGGGCTTTTGCCAAATGGTGTGCTCTATGCGGAGTACGCGCGAAGAGGGTTTGCTGAGCTCGTAGCTGTCGCAATCATCAACATCTCTCTGCTATTTCCAGGCCTGCACGCGATCCGCCGCAGCGGGCAAATGGGTGAAAATATTCGAAAAGGGCTGCTGACGATGCTTGTCGGATGCACGATCGTGATGCTCATTTCCGCTTACGGAAGGCTTTCGCTGTATGAAGAGGCTTATGGATTCACCCAAACGAGATTGCTTGTTCATGGCTTCATGATTTTCTTAGGTGTTCTGTTTATCATTGCTTTTTTCCGAATCTGGATAGAACGGATGTCCTTATCAAAAGCGGTTATCACAACGGCAATTCTGGCCTATCTCGTGATGAATTATATGAATATAGAACAAAGAATCGTCATCAACAACATGGAGCGGTACGAAAGAACGGGAATCATCGACCTTGAATATCTAGGGAGACTCTCAACCGACGTGGTACCACCACTCAAGGAACTGCAAGTCAAGCATCCTGAGTTGGTGACACTACAAGCAACGATAGATCGTATTAAAGCAGACTCTGGAGATGATTCATGGCCTGCCTGGAATTTATCCAAGTATCAAGCGAGAAGGTAATTTTAAAAAAAATGATAAGATACGTTTCGATTTCGAAGTATCTGGGTATTTTTCCCTATCAACACAAAACCCAGACTTAGGAGGATGAAACGTTATGAAAAAACAATTAACTTTCGTACTTACATCCGTAATGGCTGTATCCATGTTCTCATCTGTCGCACTGGGCAAAACGTCTTCTAACTTCACGGATTTGAGTCAACTAGACGCCGCTACCAAAGCCAAATTCGATGCGATGATTAGCGCGGGTATTTTTGATGGAATGACCGAAACGACTTTCGGCTTAAAGAGTCAAATGAACCGTGCACAGTTCGCTAAAGTGGCAGCGATGATCTTGGAGCTTCCGATTAATGCTGGTCTAAGAGTTTCCTCTTTTACAGATGTAAGTACATATGATCAAGCTAATGGCTATGCCTTACCCTATATTGAAGCTTTGAAAACAGCTGGCATTACGAATGGCGTTAGCGATGGTGCTTACAACCCAGCTGGACTAGTGACAAAGGAAGAGTTAGCTGCTTTCTTGATTCGAATCTTAGGTAAGGATGCAGAGGCAAGCCATAAGACATTAACGGATGGATCTGTCTCCAATTGGGCCAAAGGGTATGTAGCTCTTGCCTTGAACTTGAAGCTTTTTCCAGAAACAATTGGTGCTTTTGAAGGCCTGATGCCTGCCACCCGCGAGCTTTTGGTCACTGGCGCTTATGAAGCAAAACAACAATATGTACCGGGTAAAATCGCGTTAGTTAGCGCACAAGCTATTGGAGCAAGTAAAGTGAAAGTTTGGTTTAATCAAACGGTAGATAAGACAAAAGCAAACCTTACATTAAGTAAAGGAACATTGCATGTTCCGGTAACTGTGACATGGTCTGATGATGGCAAATCGGCTACATTACTCACATCTTCAACGATCAGTGAAGGTGAGTATACAGTTGCAATTTCTGGATTAGACGCATCAACGGTATCGAGAAATGAAGTCTATTTCAGAGCACAAGCGGAGCAGGTAACCGAAATCAATTTCGTCAATCCAGAGGAAACCATTGCGAACAGCTCAGCTGCAACGATTAAAGTAAAAGCCCTAAATCAATATGGAGAGACGGCAACTCTAGGAACTTCGGGATTCACGGCTATTGTAGCGGGTTCAGCTCCAGCAGATTTTAAAAAGGATGAGTGGGGCAACCTCAATATAATTGCAAACGTCAAAATGTCCCAAATGAACGAACATTTGCCTGTAACCGTTTATGTGCATAATAGCAAACTTAGTGCAGCCCGAAGCTTCAAAGTTGGCAACGCGCCTGTGCTGAGCTTCATTGAACCGAACAAAATTATCTATTCGAATATGAAAACAAGATTGATTGAAGTGGGCGATAAAGCTTCCATTTCATTGAATTTGTTTGACCAGTATGGGAACCCCATCATCAAAAAACAGTTAGATCTCAGAGAGGTAACTTCAAAGAGCTTGGTGCCTGTTGTATCACCTGAAAATCCAAGCCTCGAGATTGTGAAGGCGGGCACTACGCTCGGGACAACTGATTTATTTGATGAAAATGGGAACGCCCGTTTCGAAGTTAGGCTGACTGCTAAGCCACTGAAAGAAAGCACGCATAAGATTACCATTTATAGCGAGGCAGCTAATGCGATGGTGAGTGTGGATGTAAATTAAACGATCTTAAGGACTGCTTAATCTCTGACAACGGAGAGTAGGCAGTTTTTTGTTAAGACGAAGCTTTACACCTATTTAGCATGGTAAGTAGCTAGGGTACTTGTCGAGCAGAGTGAGAGGATGGAACATGTATAGACATACGAATCGGTGCAGGAGAGATGGTGAAGTAGAAAGGCAAGTTGTACATCATACAACAATTCCCTGATAAGCAAGTAGATTTTTTACCAAATACGTGTTAAGTAACTCCTTTGCACCAACCGCTACAAAAAGCTCTCACCAAAGGACGGCGTGAGCCAATTATTTTTGTTGTGTTAAGTACTATACATGAGAACGTGCGTTTGGTATACTATTGAAAACTAAGTTGGTAAAAAATGGGGTGAATCAAGGAGTAAATGAATAGTCTGATCGATGTAATGAAATTGAAATTGAAATTGAAATGAAATTCGCAAAAGAGGAAGGAAGTCAATCGAAATGAATATCGTAGAGAGTCAAACTAATTCTGCAGAGAGCAACTCAGAAATAAAGAAGAGTGTCATTTGGATTTATTATGTTATCTTTTTTGCCGTATTGAATGAATCAGTATTCAACGTATCCACCCCAAGTATAGCTGAGCAGTTCGGGCTGGATGCTTCCGGTGTAAGCTGGGTAGTTACGATCTTTTTTATCGTTTTCGGTATGGGCATGGTTATATTCGGAAAGCTATCCGATATCTACAGCATCAAAAAATTGATTACAATCGGAATTTCTTTATACGCAATTGGATCAATACTTGGCTTTGTATGCCAATCGTGGTACCCAGCTGTTATCTTATCACGGGCCATTCAGGGTGCTGGCGGATCAGCGATCCCTGCATTGATATTCGTCATGGTTGCCCGATTTTTCACAGTGAAAGAACGGGGGAAAATGTTTGGTATCATCACATCGACTGTTTCCTTCGCGATTGGGATCGGTCCTGTACTAGGCGGATACATAGCTGGATCGTTCCACTGGGCCTTTTTGTTTCTTGTTTCGGTACCGGTAGTCATCGCTATTCCTTTTTTTCAAAGGTTTCTGCCCGTTGAACCGCGGAAAACCGGTAAACTGGATGTAGTAGGAGCGGTACTGCTTGGCATTGTGATATCGATGCTAATCTTGTTTACGACAAATGGGAATTGGATATATTTAGGAATCGTACTGATCGCATTTGTCCTATTTATCGTACAAATTCGTAGAGCGAAGGAACCGTTTGTCGAGCCTGCTCTTTTCAAAAATTCACTTTATCGAAATGGTCTCATCATTGGGTTTCTTATTTTTGGCACAGTAATGTCGGTCATGTTCGTAATTCCGCTGATGCTTAGAAAGATGTACGGCCTAGATACGGAACATATTGGGCTCATTATGTTTCCAGGAGCTATAAGCGCGGTTGTCTTCGGAAAAATTGCCGGCAATATGACGGTTAAGCGAGGAAGCCATTATGTCGTATATCTTGGATTGATATTAATCGCGGCAAGTCTTCTTCTGCAATCTTCAGCGATCGGACTTTGGGTATGGTACATTGGAGTAGCACTCATTTTGATGTACATCGGATTTTCTTTCATGCAGACGGCATTAACGGAAAGTGTAACGCAAATCTTGCCAGTTCATCAAATTGGCGTGGGGATGGGCTTTTTCAATATGACTTCAACGATTTCCGGAGCGGTCGTGACGGCACTCGTTGCCAAAGTGATGGAGAAAGAGCTGCTTGCTTTCCCGCTTCATCCACTAATTTCAGACTCGCATGCCTACTTGTATGGTAATCTCATTCTGATCTTATGCTTTGTTGTAATAGCATGCACTTTGCTTTATTTCGCTTCTTTTGGCAAAACTAATCAACAGCTAGTCAATGATCCGGCATAAATAATGGCATAACGATGAATATGGAAGAGCCCAACCTGTACAAGGTCTGGCTCTTTCATTTTTTCACCCTTAGGAGTGGAACACTAAAAGTATAGGATGCTTTTATTATCATTACGAAGCGTCGTTTAAAATCATGCAGCCCCGAAGGTATAAGCATTTGTAAAAGGGTGTATATATAAAACATAAATATGAAAGCGATTACAGCTTGTCCCATTCTATCTATCGACCGAATATAACCTCAGCAGCACATGAAGGAAAGACCATCATGTCGAAGGAGGCAGACGGATGCATGTGACCTATACGGATGAACAGAACATGATTCGTTCCATGGTGCGTGAGTTTGCGATTAACGAAATAGAGCCGACGGCTGCTGAGCGGGATGAAGAAGAGAGATTTGATCGAGTTATATTCGATAAAATGGGGAAGCTTGGTTTGACGGGTATTCCGTGGCCGAAAGCATACGGTGGCCTCCAGTCTGATTTTCTAACGTATGCCATGGTTGTTGAAGAGCTTTCTAGGGTATGTGGTTCCACTGGAGTTATGCTTTCCGTTCATACCTCTCTAGTCAGTTGGGCGATTTATAAGTATGGCACAGAAGAACAGAAACAAAAGTTTTTGCTGCCTTTAGCAGAAGGCAAGAAGTTGGGAGCTTATAGCTTGACGGAAAGTGGTTCCGGCTCCGATGCTGGGGCGATGAGGACAACAGCGACAAAGGACGGGGACAGTTATGTCCTGAGCGGCTCCAAACTATTTGTAACAAACGGAGGGGAGGCGGAGGTTTACATTGTTTTTGCGATGACGGATTTGCAGCAAAGGCAAAAAGGGTGCTGCGCGTTTATCGTGGAAAAGGGAGTCTCTGGATTCATTTTAGGCAGCAAAGAAAAGAAGTTGGGCATCCGTTCTTCGCCGACAATGGAACTGAGGTTTGAGAATTGCCGTGTTCCTGCGGAAAACTTGCTAGGGCCGGAGGGTGAAGGCTTCCGAATTGCCATGAAAAGTCTGGATGGCGGACGTATCGGCATTGCTGCTCAAGCACTTGGCATTGCGCAAGGTGCGCTAGATGCTTCAATCGCCTATGCAAAAGAGCGAAGTCAATTGGGAATGCCGATCGGTGAACAGCAAACGATGGCTTTTAAAATTGCTGATATGGCAACGCAGATTGAAGCAGCTAGACTGCTTACCTATCAGGCCGCTTGGCGTGAAAGCAAGGGGGTAACCTATGGCAAACAAGCTGCAATAGCCAAGCTTTTCGCCAGTGATACCGCCGTTAAGGTGTGCATTGAGGCTGTGCAAATTTTTGGAGGGGACGGTTATACTAAGGATTTCCCTGTGGAGCGGTTTTTGCGCGATGCGAAGGTGACCCAAATATACGAAGGGACGAATGAGATTCAGCGTATTGTGATATCACGAATGCTTCTTGCCGACTGAAGAAAGTGAACGAACGGAGGAAGGGAGAGTGAAGAAATGAGTGACGACTATGTGCCTGGACTTGAAAATGTCATTGCTAGCGAGACGAACATCTCGTATCTGGATGTGGAGAAGGAGGAAATTGTTGTTCGCGGGTATGACCTTATTGAGCTTGCCCAACATGTAACCTATCTGGACATTGTGGGTCTGCTTCTAGACGGAGCGCTGCCTAATCCAGATGAACGGCATGACATCGAAGAGAAGTTGAGAGCGGAATATGGTTTACCTTCAAATGTGAACGCGATTCTACAACTACTCCCGGAGCAAGCCGACTTCATGGATGTTCTGCGAACAGGCATCTCCGCTATAGCTAGTTACGATACCGATCTTGAGGATCGTTCCAGAGAAGCCAATACCCGTAAAGCCATTCGATTGCTCGCGAAAGTGCCGGAAATTGTAGCCAACGGATATCGCGCGCAGAAGAAGCAACCATTCATAGACCCGCGCAAAGAGCTATCCTATACCGCTAATTTCTTATATATGATCACGGGACGTATCCCAACCAAGATGGAAGAAGCTATCTTTGATCAATCACTGATCGTCTATAGTGAGCATGAAATGCCGAATTCTACGTTTGCTGCGCGTGTCATTGCATCTACACAATCCGATCTTTATGGTGCCTTAACTGGCGCGGTTGCTTCACTCAAAGGGACACTGCACGGCGGTGCGAATGAAGCGGTCATGGCTATGCTTTTGGAAGCGGGATCGGAAGCAAGTCTTGAAGCACTTATGTTAAATAAATTAGCAAAGAAAGAACGAATTATGGGCTTTGGACATCGGGTTTATATGAAAAAGGCAGATCCCCGTGCACTGCTAATGAAAGAAGCACTAGCTGGACTCGCATTAGAGAAACATCAACCAGAGCTCTACAACATGTGTGTTCTTGGGGAAGAAGTCATGAAGCGTGAAAAGAATTTGCATCCGAATTTGGATTATTATGCAGCTCCTGTTTACTATTTGCTTGGAATTCCAATTGAATTGTTTACACCGGTATTTCTTGCTGCCCGGACCATCGGCATCAGCGCGCATGTGATTGAACAACATGATCATAATCGACTCTTTCGACCGCGTGTTCATTATAAGGGATCTCGAGATCTACACCCTCCTCAACAGCAGAATCGCTTAAGCAGAAAGGGCGAATGCGAATGAGTGATTCCGGGTATTTAGAGAATAAGGAGATGACCTTTGATCCCTTAATCGAGGAGATTGCCGATTATACAATGGCTAAAGGGATTGAAAGTGAAGAAGCATACCACATCGCGCAGCATGTTTTATTGGATTCACTTGGCACCGGATTACTCGCTTTACGATTCCCGGATTGTACGAAGCATTTGGGTCCGATTGTACCAGGTGCAAACTTACCAGGGGGTGCCCGTGTGCCAGGGACGAGATACGAGCTAGACCCTGTCCATGCGGCTTTTAATATCGGCTGTATGATTCGTTGGCTGGATTATAACGATACATGGCTGGCAGCCGAATGGGGGCATCCTTCGGATAATCTAGGCAGTATTCTTGCCGTCGCCGATTATCTTAGCCGCAATCAAGTTGCTGCGGGGAAAAAGCCGCTCACTATGAAGGATGTCCTCACCATGACGATTAAAGCACATGAGATTCAGGGAGTGCTAGCTCTTGAGAACAGCTTAAACCGAGTAGGGCTGGACCATGTTCATTTTGTGAAAATAGCCTCAACAGCCGTTGCTGCGGCAATGTTGGGAGCAAACAGAGAAGAGCTGTGCAGCGCGCTTTCCAACGCATGGATTGATGGGGCTAGCTTAAGAACGTATCGACATGCACCGAATACAGGTTCACGTAAATCATGGGCAGCCGGTGATGCGACTAGTCGCGCGGTACGGTTAGCTTTGATGGCTGTAGGTGGTGAAATGGGCTATTCGTCTGCTCTTACTGCGAAAAACTGGGGCTTCCAAGATGTGTTGTTTCAAGGAAAAGAACTGACATTAGGTCGTTCACTAGGCTCCTATGTGATGGAAAATATTTTATTCAAAATATCATTTCCCGCTGAATTTCATGCTCAAACCGCCGTCGAATGCGCTTTGGAGCTGTACCCTACGGTACATAAGCGACTGGATGAGATTGCTCATATCACATTGACTACCCATCAATCTGCGATTCGAATTATTGATAAGAAGGGACCCTTGCACAATCCTGCTGATCGGGATCATTGTCTTCAATACATGGTTGCGATAGGGCTGCTTTTTGGCTCATTGACCGCTGAGCATTATGAGGAGACGGTCGCTGTAGATCCTCGGATTGATGCACTTAGGGAGAAAATGGTCGTGGTCGAGGATGAGCAGTATAGCAAAGATTACTTGGATCCTGATAAACGTTCGATCGCCAACGCGGTTCAAGTTCATTTCAAAGACGGCACGAAAACGGAGAAAGTCGTTAGCGAATATCCGATCGGGCATCGCAGACGGCGTGAGGAAGGTTTGCCGAAAGTGATTGAAAAATATGAAGCTAATTTACTGACTCGGTTTCCTCGTAAGAAGTCGACAGAAATACTGAAGCTCTCTCTTGATTATGAGGCGTTGGCTCGTACGCCCGTTCATGAGTTTATGGCGCATTTCGTTATTTGATCATTGGTTAATAAAGCTCGCAAGATGCAGGAGGTCACTATGTCATGGCTGATTGAAGAAGAACCGGATCAACAACGATTGGCCGCTGAATTTCGTCAGCTTGTTGATGCTGGTCCCATTGTCAAAATCCCTGGTACACACGACGGAATGGCTGCGAGAATAGCTAAACAGACTCATTTTAAAGCCATTTATTTATCGGGAGCAGCTTATACAGCTAGCAGGGGACTGCCTGATTTGGGCCTCATTTACTCGAATGAGGTGGCGGAACGTGCCCGAGAGCTGGTTCGGGCATCGGGTCTTCCTCTACTTGTCGATATAGACACGGGATTCGGCGGTATTTTAAACGTAGCACGGACAGCTAAGGAAATGGTGGAGGCGAAAGTCGCAGCCGTACAGATCGAGGATCAGGATATGCCGAAGAAATGCGGTCATTTGAATGGAAAGAAGCTTATTTCGGCTGAGGAAATGGTTCAAAAAATTCGAACGATCAAAGCAGTGAGTCCGACTTTATATATCGTTGCGCGTACGGACGCCAAAAGCGTCGAGGGCATGGAGGAAGCGATTCGTAGAGCACAGCAATATCTCGCAGCCGGAGCGGATGCGATTTTTCCAGAAGCTCTGGAGAGTCAAGAGGATTTTCAATACTTCAGCCAAGAAGTGAAGGGACCACTTTTAGCGAATATGACGGAATTTGGACGAACACCGTATTATACGGCGGAGCAATTTGAAAGCTGGGGATTTCATATGGTGATTTACCCGGTGACTTCGCTTCGCGTAGCTGCCAAAGCCTATGAAAGAGTATTTGAGGAAATCAGTCAAACAGGATCTCAGAAGGAATCTCTTAGCCATATGCAAACCCGGAGTGAGCTGTATGATACGATTCGATATTACGATTATGAAGCATTAGATGAAACAATTGCTAAAACGATTTTGAATGAAAATGAGTAGCGGCCTTTGAAACATCCTCACTGATCTGCTGTTGTCGGTGGGGTCTTTGCGTACACATAAGTCATCAGGAGGAGGTCGTTATGGCTATGGACTTTGGCTTGTCGGAGGAACTGGAAATGGTTCGCAATATGGTCCGTGATTTCGCCGAAAACGAGGTGGCACCGAGTGCGGCACTTCGAGATGAGGATGAACGGTTTGATCGGACCTTATTTGACATAATGGGAGAGCTTGGTTTGACGGGGATTCCTTGGGCTGAAGACTATGGCGGGCTTGGCTCCGATTATGTGACATATTGTCTAGTTGTAGAGGAATTATCTCGTGTGTGCGCCTCTACAGGTATTACTCTGTTAGCACATATTTCGCTTGCGGGATGGCCAATTTATACATTTGGGACGGAGGAGCAGAAAATAAGGTTTTTACGTCCGATGGCAGAAGGAAAGAAGCTTGGAGCATGTGGTCTGACAGAGGTTGGCTCAGGCTCCGAGATAGGTTCCATGGAAACAACAGCCATACTAGATGGTGATCACTATGTATTAAACGGTTCCAATAAATTCATTACCAATGCAGGTGCTGCGGACATTTATATCGTGTTGGCTTCGACAAACCCCTCGCAAAAGCATAAGGACTGCAGCGCTTTTATTATAGAAAAAGATACACCCGGATTTACGTTTGGCAAAAAGGAAAGAAAATTGGGCATTCGTTCATCACCAACTTCGGAGATCCTCTTTGATAACTGCCGCATACCCATGGAAAATCGCCTCGGAAATGAAGGAGATGGGTTTGAGATCGCCATGCGTGCGCTTGACGGAGCTAGAATTGGAATCGCGGCTCAAGCGGTAGGGATCGCACAAGGTGCGCTGGATGCCTCGCTCTCCTATGCCAAAGACCGCAAGCAGTTTGGAAAGCCGATTGCTCAGCAGCAGGCCATTGGCTTTAAGCTTGCGAATATGGCAACCCAAATCGAGGCAGCTAGACTACTGACGTATCAAGCCGCTTGGCGAGAAAGTCACGGGTTACCGTATGGCAAAGAATCTGCTTATGCCAAGCTTTTTGCTGGAGACACGGCCATGGAGGTGACGGTAGAAGCTGTTCAAATCTTTGGGGGATATGGCTATACGAAAGCCTTCCCCGTTGAACGTTATATGCGCGATGCCAAGATTTCGCAAATCTATG
It contains:
- a CDS encoding DUF4153 domain-containing protein, producing the protein MRDPAPWQRKYSLMLVYACLFGFMVQYMFWDHAPGISVLISVVGFYSLYFYAIKGRLGGFEPWEGQNKAGWFLLAPVVLIALTYTLFANKLFHTLNLLALPLCMAMQTIVLSRNSKHAWYHATFLQDLLRHCFGRPIAYLSVPFGMIKAWLPSRKTEKESAWGKIGKVGAGLLLAAPILFIVIGLLASADRVFQSWIEGIPHWFNGISVAEGVVRTGFGIAITLYTFCYLWGILFPKVLEVSQTPQEFSEESAAESKKFLIDPITAGTLLVCVNVVYVLFAFIQFSYLFGAANGLLPNGVLYAEYARRGFAELVAVAIINISLLFPGLHAIRRSGQMGENIRKGLLTMLVGCTIVMLISAYGRLSLYEEAYGFTQTRLLVHGFMIFLGVLFIIAFFRIWIERMSLSKAVITTAILAYLVMNYMNIEQRIVINNMERYERTGIIDLEYLGRLSTDVVPPLKELQVKHPELVTLQATIDRIKADSGDDSWPAWNLSKYQARR
- a CDS encoding S-layer homology domain-containing protein; translated protein: MKKQLTFVLTSVMAVSMFSSVALGKTSSNFTDLSQLDAATKAKFDAMISAGIFDGMTETTFGLKSQMNRAQFAKVAAMILELPINAGLRVSSFTDVSTYDQANGYALPYIEALKTAGITNGVSDGAYNPAGLVTKEELAAFLIRILGKDAEASHKTLTDGSVSNWAKGYVALALNLKLFPETIGAFEGLMPATRELLVTGAYEAKQQYVPGKIALVSAQAIGASKVKVWFNQTVDKTKANLTLSKGTLHVPVTVTWSDDGKSATLLTSSTISEGEYTVAISGLDASTVSRNEVYFRAQAEQVTEINFVNPEETIANSSAATIKVKALNQYGETATLGTSGFTAIVAGSAPADFKKDEWGNLNIIANVKMSQMNEHLPVTVYVHNSKLSAARSFKVGNAPVLSFIEPNKIIYSNMKTRLIEVGDKASISLNLFDQYGNPIIKKQLDLREVTSKSLVPVVSPENPSLEIVKAGTTLGTTDLFDENGNARFEVRLTAKPLKESTHKITIYSEAANAMVSVDVN
- a CDS encoding MFS transporter, coding for MNIVESQTNSAESNSEIKKSVIWIYYVIFFAVLNESVFNVSTPSIAEQFGLDASGVSWVVTIFFIVFGMGMVIFGKLSDIYSIKKLITIGISLYAIGSILGFVCQSWYPAVILSRAIQGAGGSAIPALIFVMVARFFTVKERGKMFGIITSTVSFAIGIGPVLGGYIAGSFHWAFLFLVSVPVVIAIPFFQRFLPVEPRKTGKLDVVGAVLLGIVISMLILFTTNGNWIYLGIVLIAFVLFIVQIRRAKEPFVEPALFKNSLYRNGLIIGFLIFGTVMSVMFVIPLMLRKMYGLDTEHIGLIMFPGAISAVVFGKIAGNMTVKRGSHYVVYLGLILIAASLLLQSSAIGLWVWYIGVALILMYIGFSFMQTALTESVTQILPVHQIGVGMGFFNMTSTISGAVVTALVAKVMEKELLAFPLHPLISDSHAYLYGNLILILCFVVIACTLLYFASFGKTNQQLVNDPA
- a CDS encoding acyl-CoA dehydrogenase, with the protein product MHVTYTDEQNMIRSMVREFAINEIEPTAAERDEEERFDRVIFDKMGKLGLTGIPWPKAYGGLQSDFLTYAMVVEELSRVCGSTGVMLSVHTSLVSWAIYKYGTEEQKQKFLLPLAEGKKLGAYSLTESGSGSDAGAMRTTATKDGDSYVLSGSKLFVTNGGEAEVYIVFAMTDLQQRQKGCCAFIVEKGVSGFILGSKEKKLGIRSSPTMELRFENCRVPAENLLGPEGEGFRIAMKSLDGGRIGIAAQALGIAQGALDASIAYAKERSQLGMPIGEQQTMAFKIADMATQIEAARLLTYQAAWRESKGVTYGKQAAIAKLFASDTAVKVCIEAVQIFGGDGYTKDFPVERFLRDAKVTQIYEGTNEIQRIVISRMLLAD
- the mmgD gene encoding citrate synthase; its protein translation is MSDDYVPGLENVIASETNISYLDVEKEEIVVRGYDLIELAQHVTYLDIVGLLLDGALPNPDERHDIEEKLRAEYGLPSNVNAILQLLPEQADFMDVLRTGISAIASYDTDLEDRSREANTRKAIRLLAKVPEIVANGYRAQKKQPFIDPRKELSYTANFLYMITGRIPTKMEEAIFDQSLIVYSEHEMPNSTFAARVIASTQSDLYGALTGAVASLKGTLHGGANEAVMAMLLEAGSEASLEALMLNKLAKKERIMGFGHRVYMKKADPRALLMKEALAGLALEKHQPELYNMCVLGEEVMKREKNLHPNLDYYAAPVYYLLGIPIELFTPVFLAARTIGISAHVIEQHDHNRLFRPRVHYKGSRDLHPPQQQNRLSRKGECE
- a CDS encoding bifunctional 2-methylcitrate dehydratase/aconitate hydratase, whose protein sequence is MSDSGYLENKEMTFDPLIEEIADYTMAKGIESEEAYHIAQHVLLDSLGTGLLALRFPDCTKHLGPIVPGANLPGGARVPGTRYELDPVHAAFNIGCMIRWLDYNDTWLAAEWGHPSDNLGSILAVADYLSRNQVAAGKKPLTMKDVLTMTIKAHEIQGVLALENSLNRVGLDHVHFVKIASTAVAAAMLGANREELCSALSNAWIDGASLRTYRHAPNTGSRKSWAAGDATSRAVRLALMAVGGEMGYSSALTAKNWGFQDVLFQGKELTLGRSLGSYVMENILFKISFPAEFHAQTAVECALELYPTVHKRLDEIAHITLTTHQSAIRIIDKKGPLHNPADRDHCLQYMVAIGLLFGSLTAEHYEETVAVDPRIDALREKMVVVEDEQYSKDYLDPDKRSIANAVQVHFKDGTKTEKVVSEYPIGHRRRREEGLPKVIEKYEANLLTRFPRKKSTEILKLSLDYEALARTPVHEFMAHFVI
- the prpB gene encoding methylisocitrate lyase, with the translated sequence MSWLIEEEPDQQRLAAEFRQLVDAGPIVKIPGTHDGMAARIAKQTHFKAIYLSGAAYTASRGLPDLGLIYSNEVAERARELVRASGLPLLVDIDTGFGGILNVARTAKEMVEAKVAAVQIEDQDMPKKCGHLNGKKLISAEEMVQKIRTIKAVSPTLYIVARTDAKSVEGMEEAIRRAQQYLAAGADAIFPEALESQEDFQYFSQEVKGPLLANMTEFGRTPYYTAEQFESWGFHMVIYPVTSLRVAAKAYERVFEEISQTGSQKESLSHMQTRSELYDTIRYYDYEALDETIAKTILNENE
- a CDS encoding acyl-CoA dehydrogenase; protein product: MDFGLSEELEMVRNMVRDFAENEVAPSAALRDEDERFDRTLFDIMGELGLTGIPWAEDYGGLGSDYVTYCLVVEELSRVCASTGITLLAHISLAGWPIYTFGTEEQKIRFLRPMAEGKKLGACGLTEVGSGSEIGSMETTAILDGDHYVLNGSNKFITNAGAADIYIVLASTNPSQKHKDCSAFIIEKDTPGFTFGKKERKLGIRSSPTSEILFDNCRIPMENRLGNEGDGFEIAMRALDGARIGIAAQAVGIAQGALDASLSYAKDRKQFGKPIAQQQAIGFKLANMATQIEAARLLTYQAAWRESHGLPYGKESAYAKLFAGDTAMEVTVEAVQIFGGYGYTKAFPVERYMRDAKISQIYGGTNEIQQMVISRSLLAD